In the Piscinibacter sp. XHJ-5 genome, one interval contains:
- a CDS encoding YihY/virulence factor BrkB family protein, with the protein MKARQGVELLKKTVTSWVDDRATSMGAALSYYTVFSIAPLLLIVIAVAGLVFGTEAAQGAIVGQLEGLLGERGATIVQELLRSVSEPKKGVISTLVGLVLLLVGATTVFAELQDDLNRIWEAPARNKPSGLWGWIRARMLSFGMILGMGFLMLVSLVISAALSALGGWWGPLFGGWELLAQAVNFVASFAFVTAMFALIYRFMPDVHIRWHDVWIGAAVTALLFTIGKYLIGLYIGKSSVASGFGAAGSLAVLLLWVYYSAQIFLLGAEFTWVYAHSYGSRRTQPAAPHKQPPQKAPVAPAPVPRPPEPVHGGALAARVQRNPVGAIGLATMLGMGTALLWERRRAVPRRSPPVRRRRPEPEPSTAAKLAKGIAAGAASFAGQSVLAAVKRGMKQGWMRQMS; encoded by the coding sequence ATGAAGGCGAGACAAGGCGTAGAGCTGCTGAAGAAGACCGTGACGTCCTGGGTCGACGATCGTGCGACCAGCATGGGAGCGGCACTGTCGTACTACACCGTCTTCTCGATCGCGCCGCTGCTGCTCATCGTCATCGCCGTGGCGGGGCTGGTGTTCGGAACCGAGGCCGCGCAAGGCGCGATCGTCGGCCAGCTCGAGGGCCTGCTCGGCGAACGAGGCGCGACCATCGTGCAGGAGCTGCTGCGCAGCGTGTCGGAGCCGAAGAAGGGCGTGATCTCGACCCTCGTCGGCCTCGTGCTGCTGCTGGTGGGCGCGACCACCGTCTTCGCCGAGCTGCAGGACGACCTCAACCGGATCTGGGAAGCGCCTGCGCGCAACAAGCCGTCCGGTTTGTGGGGCTGGATCCGCGCACGCATGCTGTCATTCGGAATGATCCTCGGCATGGGCTTCCTGATGCTGGTGTCGCTGGTGATCAGCGCGGCCCTTTCGGCGCTGGGCGGCTGGTGGGGACCGCTGTTCGGCGGCTGGGAACTGCTGGCCCAGGCGGTGAACTTCGTCGCGAGCTTCGCCTTCGTCACCGCGATGTTCGCGCTGATCTACCGCTTCATGCCCGACGTGCACATCCGCTGGCACGACGTCTGGATCGGCGCGGCGGTCACGGCCTTGCTGTTCACGATCGGCAAGTACCTCATCGGCCTGTACATCGGCAAGAGCAGCGTGGCGTCGGGCTTCGGCGCCGCCGGCTCGCTGGCGGTGCTGCTTCTGTGGGTGTACTACTCCGCGCAGATCTTCCTGCTCGGCGCCGAGTTCACGTGGGTCTACGCGCACTCGTACGGCTCGCGGCGGACGCAGCCGGCGGCGCCGCATAAGCAGCCGCCGCAGAAGGCGCCGGTGGCGCCGGCACCGGTGCCGCGCCCGCCCGAGCCGGTTCATGGCGGGGCGCTTGCGGCGCGGGTGCAGCGCAACCCGGTGGGTGCCATCGGCCTGGCCACGATGCTCGGAATGGGCACCGCCCTGCTGTGGGAGCGCCGTCGCGCTGTTCCGCGTCGGTCGCCGCCGGTGCGCAGGCGTCGCCCCGAGCCCGAGCCCTCGACAGCCGCGAAGCTGGCCAAGGGCATCGCC
- a CDS encoding c-type cytochrome, whose amino-acid sequence MTPIRTVLFLAAAACVAAAVPSRAAPVPDTIAERTRTCTACHGKEGRATREGYFPRIAGKPAGYLYNQLINFRDGLRSNAAMTYLVQHLTDDYLREMATYFASLDLPYAPPPPLTGTSESARLGETLVQHGDPARKIPACAQCHGSTLTGVAPAMPGLLGLPRDYVIAQFGAWRNGRRHAAAPDCMAQIAERLTNEDVSAVASWLASRPIPPSAKPIDRIATPLPLLCGSGLEGAAR is encoded by the coding sequence ATGACCCCCATCCGCACCGTCCTCTTCCTGGCTGCCGCCGCCTGCGTCGCCGCTGCCGTGCCGTCCCGGGCCGCGCCAGTGCCCGACACGATCGCGGAGCGCACGCGAACCTGCACGGCTTGCCACGGCAAGGAAGGTCGCGCCACCCGCGAAGGCTATTTCCCGCGCATCGCGGGCAAGCCGGCCGGCTATCTGTACAACCAGCTCATCAACTTCCGCGATGGACTGCGCTCGAACGCCGCCATGACGTATCTGGTGCAGCACCTGACCGACGACTACCTGCGGGAGATGGCGACGTACTTCGCCTCCCTCGACCTGCCGTACGCACCGCCGCCCCCGCTCACCGGCACGTCGGAGTCCGCCCGCCTCGGCGAGACGCTGGTGCAGCACGGCGATCCGGCGCGCAAGATTCCGGCGTGCGCGCAATGCCATGGCTCGACGCTGACGGGCGTCGCCCCCGCGATGCCCGGCCTGCTGGGCCTGCCGCGCGACTACGTCATTGCGCAGTTCGGCGCATGGCGCAACGGCCGGCGCCATGCGGCCGCCCCCGACTGCATGGCGCAGATCGCCGAGCGCTTGACCAACGAGGACGTCTCCGCCGTCGCCTCCTGGCTGGCATCGCGACCCATCCCGCCCAGCGCGAAGCCGATCGACCGCATCGCGACGCCGCTGCCACTGCTGTGCGGCAGCGGGCTCGAGGGCGCGGCGCGATGA
- a CDS encoding NAD(+) synthase, which yields MNAALPFDNLYRHGFARTAVAVPRCRIADPAFNAAETSRLLLEAASQGAVLVAFPELGLPAYTCDDLFHQRALLDACEQALATVVAASAQCAAVAIVGLPVRVDHLLFNCAAVVHRGRVLGVVPKTYLPNYGEFYEARQFNPADHARSTEIALLGQEVPFGADLLFEASGLPLFKFHVEICEDVWVPIPPSSYAALAGATVLVNLSASNITVGKSGYRHQLVRSQSARCIAAYLYSSAGLGESTTDLAWDGQALAYENGEMLAESERFSDASHFITADVDLERLSRERMRQTSFGASAARHADRTAFRHIGFELEIPAARPLPLARIVERFPYVPADPARRDERCGEVYNIQVQALEQRLAATGIKKVVIGVSGGLDSTHALLVCAKAMDRLELPRTNILAYTMPGYATSSRTLDQAWRLMKAIGCEAKQIDIRASCEQMLRDIGHPFAGGEPVYDVTFENVQAGERTSHLFRLANLHNGIVIGTGDLSELALGWCTYGVGDHMSHYGVNASVPKTLIRHLLRWVADTEQVGADGSRVLLDILDTEISPELVPSAAKDEKLQSSESAVGPYELQDFHLYYTLRFGFAPSKVAFLAHAAWHDPDAGAWPDAQHAERNAYTLADIKRHLRNFLFRFFRTSQFKRSCIPNAPKIGSGGSLSPRGDWRAPSDSEAVVWLAELETVPDS from the coding sequence TTGAACGCCGCCCTTCCTTTCGACAACCTCTATCGCCACGGCTTCGCGCGCACGGCGGTCGCCGTTCCGCGCTGCCGAATCGCCGATCCTGCATTCAACGCCGCGGAGACGTCGCGGCTGCTGCTCGAGGCGGCGTCGCAAGGCGCGGTGCTGGTCGCCTTTCCGGAGCTCGGACTGCCGGCCTACACCTGCGACGACCTGTTCCACCAGCGTGCGCTGCTCGACGCCTGCGAGCAGGCCCTCGCCACCGTCGTCGCAGCGTCCGCGCAATGCGCTGCGGTGGCCATCGTGGGACTGCCTGTGCGCGTCGACCACCTGCTGTTCAATTGCGCCGCGGTGGTGCACCGAGGCCGCGTGCTCGGCGTGGTGCCCAAGACCTACCTTCCGAACTACGGCGAGTTCTACGAAGCGCGCCAGTTCAACCCCGCCGACCATGCGCGTTCCACCGAGATCGCGCTGCTGGGACAGGAGGTGCCCTTCGGCGCCGACCTGCTGTTCGAGGCATCCGGCCTGCCGCTGTTCAAGTTCCACGTCGAGATCTGCGAGGACGTCTGGGTGCCCATCCCGCCCTCCTCGTATGCGGCGCTCGCCGGGGCCACCGTGCTGGTGAACCTGTCCGCCTCCAACATCACGGTGGGCAAGTCGGGGTACCGCCACCAGCTCGTGAGATCGCAATCGGCGCGGTGCATCGCCGCCTATCTCTATTCGTCGGCCGGACTCGGCGAGTCGACCACCGACCTCGCCTGGGACGGCCAGGCGCTCGCGTACGAGAACGGGGAGATGCTCGCCGAGTCCGAGCGCTTCAGCGATGCGTCGCACTTCATCACCGCCGACGTCGACCTCGAGCGGCTGTCGCGCGAGCGCATGCGGCAGACCAGCTTCGGCGCCTCGGCTGCGCGTCACGCGGACCGGACTGCGTTCCGCCACATCGGCTTCGAGCTCGAGATCCCGGCCGCGCGGCCGCTGCCGCTCGCGCGCATCGTCGAGCGCTTTCCGTACGTGCCGGCCGATCCGGCACGGCGCGACGAGCGCTGCGGCGAGGTCTACAACATCCAGGTGCAGGCGCTGGAGCAGCGACTGGCCGCCACCGGCATCAAGAAGGTCGTCATCGGCGTGTCGGGCGGCCTCGATTCCACGCACGCGCTGCTGGTCTGCGCGAAGGCGATGGACCGCCTCGAGCTGCCGCGCACCAACATCCTTGCCTACACGATGCCAGGCTACGCCACGAGCTCGCGCACGCTCGATCAGGCGTGGCGGCTGATGAAGGCTATCGGCTGCGAAGCGAAGCAGATCGACATTCGGGCGAGCTGCGAGCAGATGCTCAGGGACATCGGCCATCCGTTCGCCGGCGGCGAGCCCGTGTACGACGTCACCTTCGAGAACGTGCAGGCGGGCGAACGCACCAGCCACCTGTTCCGCCTGGCCAACCTGCACAACGGCATCGTCATCGGCACCGGCGACCTGAGCGAGCTGGCGCTCGGCTGGTGCACCTACGGCGTGGGCGACCACATGTCGCACTACGGCGTGAACGCGAGCGTGCCGAAGACGCTGATTCGCCATCTGCTGCGCTGGGTCGCCGATACCGAGCAGGTGGGCGCGGACGGCAGCCGCGTGCTGCTCGACATCCTCGACACCGAGATCAGTCCCGAGCTGGTCCCCAGCGCCGCGAAGGACGAGAAGCTCCAGAGCAGCGAAAGCGCCGTGGGTCCGTACGAGCTGCAGGATTTCCACCTGTACTACACGCTGCGCTTCGGCTTTGCCCCGTCGAAGGTGGCCTTCCTGGCCCACGCCGCCTGGCACGACCCGGACGCCGGCGCCTGGCCCGACGCGCAGCATGCCGAGCGCAACGCCTACACGCTGGCCGACATCAAGCGGCACCTGCGGAACTTCCTGTTCCGCTTCTTCCGCACCAGCCAGTTCAAGCGCAGCTGCATTCCAAACGCACCCAAGATCGGCTCGGGCGGTTCGTTGTCACCCCGCGGCGACTGGCGCGCGCCCAGCGACTCGGAGGCGGTGGTGTGGCTGGCCGAGCTGGAGACGGTGCCCGACTCGTGA